A single region of the Triticum dicoccoides isolate Atlit2015 ecotype Zavitan chromosome 2B, WEW_v2.0, whole genome shotgun sequence genome encodes:
- the LOC119367714 gene encoding uncharacterized protein LOC119367714: protein MSHPEQGYQSLENLHFVGATSSDSLSMPPSPPQSKEKKVPSTGVKVASSSSKRKRNIINIGDDVVGERTVQRMSYTPEEYERLASTWLECSTDPIDGNGKKGEKFWDDIAALYNSTTPNNRKRDPNHLKQEWQRTKKRLSLFHGVWVAVTSVYHSGYKPEDLEKLALEKYEANNGHPFQHLTLWAKLKAEGKWLSCYNKMKGNEEKSTSAGTNLATNAVDLEGEERPPGRDTSKVERTSKGKSGVSQELGERLDKFIEVSNQSAEDRQKVIESQLLLSNRQLETAKINSRAKLMDSYTNLLLADTSKMDDFEKAQRVITLKNMQTTLFADSGDQGEKNTNNF from the exons ATGTCCCATCCTGAACAAGGATACCAAAGTTTGGAGAATTTGCACTTTGTTGGTGCTACTTCATCGGATTCCTTATCAATGCCACCATCGCCGCCGCAATCTAAAGAGAAAAAAGTTCCATCTACTGGTGTCAAAGTGGCTTCGTCTTCttccaaaaggaaaagaaatatcatCAATATTGGTGATGATGTAGTGGGCGAAAGGACTGTGCAGCGTATGTCCTATACACCCGAGGAGTATGAAAGATTG GCAAGCACTTGGCTGGAGTGTTCAACTGATCCTATCGACGGAAATGGAAAGAAGGGTGAAAAGTTCTGGGATGATATTGCTGCTCTATACAATAGTACCACACCAAACAATCGAAAGAGAGACCCCAATCACCTGAAGCAAGAGTGGCAAAGGACTAAGAAAAGGCTCAGTCTTTTCCATGGTGTGTGGGTTGCTGTAACTAGTGTGTATCATAGTGGTTACAAGCCTGAAGACCTGGAGAAATTGGCCTTGGAGAAGTATGAAGCCAACAACGGCCATCCTTTCCAACATTTGACACTCTGGGCAAAACTCAAGGCTGAAGGGAAATGGCTATCGTGTTACAATAAAATGAAAGGGAATGAAGAGAAGAGTACATCTGCAGGGACCAATCTTGCAACAAATGCAGTCGATTTGGAGGGAGAGGAACGCCCACCTGGTCGTGATACATCTAAGGTTGAACGTACAAGCAAAGGCAAGTCAGGTGTCTCTCAGGAACTTGGAGAAAGATTAGATAAGTTCATTGAGGTTAGCAATCAGTCCGCGGAGGATCGCCAGAAGGTGATAGAGAGCCAGTTGCTTCTTTCAAATCGACAACTTGAAACTGCAAAGATCAATAGCAGGGCAAAACTGATGGATTCTTATACCAATCTGCTGTTAGCTGACACGTCTAAGATGGATGATTTTGAAAAGGCTCAGCGAGTTATTACCCTGAAGAATATGCAGACCACATTATTTGCAGATTCAG GTGATCAAGGGGAAAAGAATACCAACAATTTCTAA